One window of the Labilibaculum sp. genome contains the following:
- a CDS encoding nitroreductase family protein: MLKELILRNRSYRRFYEEEQISLENIRQWIDLARMGASGRNGQTLKYQIVLSAEKRKQVFETLAWAGYLSDWDGPAEGERPVAYVIMLNDEELGKNYFSDDGIAVQNLLLGAVEMGFGGCIIRAFKEKELREVLQVPSNYKIIQVVALGKPKEEVVIDEMKNGDIKYWRDENQVHHVPKRKLEDLIVGNL, from the coding sequence ATGTTAAAAGAACTTATTTTACGAAACAGAAGTTACCGACGGTTTTATGAGGAAGAGCAAATATCTTTAGAAAATATTCGGCAATGGATTGATTTGGCAAGGATGGGTGCATCCGGCCGAAACGGACAAACACTTAAATATCAGATTGTGCTGAGTGCTGAGAAACGTAAGCAAGTATTTGAAACTTTGGCATGGGCTGGTTATCTGTCGGATTGGGATGGCCCTGCAGAAGGGGAAAGACCGGTGGCTTATGTGATCATGTTGAACGATGAAGAATTAGGAAAGAATTATTTTAGCGATGATGGAATTGCAGTTCAAAACCTACTGCTTGGAGCTGTAGAAATGGGTTTTGGTGGTTGTATCATTCGTGCATTTAAAGAAAAGGAATTGCGGGAAGTGTTGCAGGTTCCTTCGAATTATAAAATTATACAGGTAGTGGCTTTAGGAAAACCTAAGGAAGAGGTTGTAATTGATGAAATGAAGAACGGAGATATAAAATATTGGCGGGATGAAAATCAGGTTCATCATGTTCCAAAGCGAAAATTAGAGGATCTGATAGTAGGTAATCTGTAA
- the fabD gene encoding ACP S-malonyltransferase, translated as MKAYVFPGQGAQFVGMGKDLYENSDLAKELFEKANDILGFRITDLMFEGTDEDLRQTNVTQPAIFLHSVILAKTLGDDFKPEMVAGHSLGEFSALVANGSLSFEDGLRLVSQRASAMQKACEIEPSTMAAIIGLDDETVVKICEEINEIVVPANFNCPGQLVISGSMKGIEIACEKLLEAGAKRALPLKVGGAFHSPLMEPARVELEEAIENTTFSTPICPVYQNVNALPVSNPDEIKKNLVSQLTAPVRFTQTMLNMIADGATLFTEVGPGKVIQGLVKKVDRKMETAGVDSFQG; from the coding sequence ATGAAAGCATATGTATTTCCAGGGCAAGGAGCCCAATTTGTTGGTATGGGAAAAGACCTGTACGAAAATTCAGACCTTGCTAAAGAGCTTTTTGAAAAAGCCAACGATATTTTAGGTTTTAGAATTACCGATCTAATGTTCGAAGGAACTGACGAAGATTTAAGACAAACAAATGTTACACAACCAGCAATCTTTCTGCACTCAGTAATCTTAGCCAAAACTCTTGGCGATGATTTTAAACCAGAAATGGTAGCAGGTCACTCTTTAGGAGAATTTTCTGCTTTGGTTGCTAACGGATCATTATCGTTCGAAGATGGTCTTAGATTGGTTTCTCAACGTGCTTCAGCAATGCAAAAAGCTTGCGAAATTGAGCCTTCAACTATGGCTGCAATCATTGGATTAGATGATGAAACTGTAGTGAAAATATGTGAGGAAATTAATGAAATTGTTGTTCCTGCTAATTTCAACTGTCCTGGTCAATTGGTTATTTCGGGCAGTATGAAAGGGATCGAAATTGCTTGTGAAAAATTACTGGAAGCTGGAGCTAAAAGAGCGCTTCCGTTAAAAGTTGGTGGTGCATTTCACTCTCCATTAATGGAACCTGCACGTGTCGAGTTGGAAGAAGCTATTGAGAACACAACTTTCTCAACTCCAATTTGTCCTGTATATCAAAACGTAAATGCCTTGCCAGTATCCAATCCTGATGAGATTAAGAAAAATTTGGTTTCACAGCTAACTGCTCCGGTACGTTTTACACAAACCATGCTTAATATGATTGCTGATGGTGCAACATTGTTCACCGAAGTTGGTCCTGGAAAAGTAATTCAGGGATTGGTGAAAAAAGTTGACCGCAAAATGGAAACTGCTGGAGTAGATTCATTTCAAGGATAA
- a CDS encoding 2-oxoacid:ferredoxin oxidoreductase subunit beta yields the protein MTDTILKSHSPVKLTPKDFKSDQEVRWCPGCGDHGVLNSVQKAMAAMDIPKEKFAVISGIGCSSRFPYYMNTYGFHTIHGRAAAVASGVKSANPDLEILQVSGDGDALAIGGNHFIHAIRRNIDMTILLFNNEIYGLTKGQYSPTSKQGMITKTSPFGTIEQPFHPAELALGAQSKFYARSIDTNIKLTTELILAGSKHKGTSIIEVLQNCVIYNDGAHALITDKETKDDFQLILHHGERMVFGKDRNKGLVLGGNGKLIVVTIGEFGITEQDILIHDAHNPDPHMAWLLSNMSAPEYPVALGVIRDVAALSYEEKMVRQIKDVQAVSSIKCMDDLLNSGDTWEVK from the coding sequence ATGACAGATACAATTCTTAAATCACATAGTCCTGTGAAATTAACTCCAAAAGATTTTAAAAGTGATCAGGAAGTAAGATGGTGTCCAGGGTGTGGAGATCATGGAGTGTTGAATTCGGTTCAAAAAGCAATGGCTGCCATGGACATTCCCAAGGAGAAGTTCGCGGTAATATCGGGAATTGGATGTTCATCCCGTTTTCCGTATTATATGAATACCTATGGTTTTCATACAATTCATGGAAGAGCTGCTGCGGTTGCTTCGGGTGTAAAATCAGCGAATCCGGATCTTGAAATATTACAAGTTTCAGGAGATGGGGATGCTTTGGCAATTGGGGGGAATCATTTCATTCATGCTATTCGCCGTAATATTGACATGACAATTCTTCTTTTTAATAATGAGATTTATGGTCTTACAAAGGGTCAGTATTCACCCACTTCGAAGCAAGGAATGATCACCAAGACCTCTCCATTCGGAACAATTGAACAACCATTTCATCCTGCCGAATTAGCTTTGGGTGCTCAATCAAAGTTTTATGCCAGATCCATTGATACAAACATTAAATTGACCACAGAATTGATTTTGGCAGGATCAAAACACAAAGGAACATCTATTATTGAAGTCCTTCAAAATTGTGTGATTTATAACGATGGAGCACATGCTTTGATTACTGATAAGGAAACAAAGGATGATTTTCAGTTGATTTTGCATCACGGAGAGAGAATGGTTTTCGGAAAGGATAGAAACAAGGGATTAGTTTTGGGAGGTAATGGCAAACTAATTGTTGTTACAATTGGTGAATTTGGCATTACAGAGCAGGACATTTTAATTCATGATGCTCACAATCCTGATCCTCATATGGCTTGGCTATTATCAAATATGTCAGCTCCGGAGTATCCTGTTGCACTTGGCGTAATTAGAGATGTTGCAGCGCTTTCTTATGAAGAAAAAATGGTGCGGCAAATTAAAGATGTACAAGCGGTATCATCAATTAAGTGTATGGATGACCTGCTTAATAGCGGAGATACTTGGGAAGTTAAATAA
- the folE gene encoding GTP cyclohydrolase I FolE has translation MEFSTNGDTNKGFTKIEKYNQDTTEQLMFHYKKVLELLGEDAEREGLLKTPLRVAKAMQFLTQGYHNNPEDILRSAMFQEDYRQMVIVKDIEVYSMCEHHMLPFVGRAHVAYIPNGTITGLSKIARVVDAFARRLQVQERLTTQIKDCIQNTLNPLGVAVVIEAQHMCMSMRGVQKQNAITTTSDFTGAFEKVATREEFIRLIANKSNY, from the coding sequence ATGGAATTTTCAACCAACGGAGACACTAATAAAGGTTTTACAAAAATAGAAAAATACAATCAGGATACTACTGAACAGTTAATGTTTCACTATAAAAAAGTACTTGAATTATTAGGAGAAGATGCCGAACGCGAAGGTCTTTTAAAAACACCCTTACGGGTTGCCAAAGCAATGCAGTTTTTAACGCAGGGATATCACAACAATCCTGAGGATATATTAAGATCTGCCATGTTTCAGGAAGACTATCGTCAAATGGTAATTGTTAAGGACATTGAAGTTTATTCTATGTGCGAGCATCATATGTTACCATTTGTAGGCAGAGCACATGTTGCTTACATTCCCAATGGTACCATTACCGGATTAAGTAAAATTGCCCGGGTTGTAGATGCTTTTGCCCGCCGTTTACAAGTTCAGGAACGTTTAACCACTCAAATTAAAGACTGCATACAAAACACCCTGAATCCACTAGGTGTTGCTGTAGTTATCGAAGCTCAGCACATGTGCATGTCGATGCGTGGAGTTCAAAAACAAAATGCAATTACTACGACCTCTGATTTTACCGGTGCTTTTGAAAAAGTAGCTACAAGAGAAGAGTTTATTCGTTTAATTGCTAACAAATCAAACTACTAA
- a CDS encoding superoxide dismutase — translation MIHELPELPYALNELEPSISQKTLEFHYGKHHQAYVTNLNNLIKGTAFEKAGLEEIVRHSEGGIFNNGAQVYNHTFYFMALSPNGGGEPKGALANAITETFGSFAAFKEEFSKAGATLFGSGWVWLAADSHNKLRIMKKNNAGNPITDGMTPILTMDVWEHAYYLDTQNARPKYIENFWNLVNWEVIEKRYNDL, via the coding sequence ATGATACACGAACTGCCCGAATTACCTTATGCTTTAAATGAGCTTGAACCTTCAATTAGTCAAAAAACATTAGAGTTTCATTACGGAAAGCATCATCAGGCCTATGTTACCAATTTGAATAATTTAATTAAAGGAACTGCTTTTGAAAAAGCTGGTTTGGAAGAAATTGTTCGGCACTCCGAAGGCGGGATTTTCAATAATGGAGCACAGGTATACAACCACACCTTTTACTTTATGGCCTTAAGTCCAAATGGAGGAGGAGAACCTAAGGGTGCACTTGCTAATGCGATTACCGAGACATTTGGATCGTTTGCTGCATTTAAAGAAGAATTTTCGAAAGCCGGAGCAACTTTGTTTGGATCAGGATGGGTATGGCTGGCCGCTGATTCTCATAATAAACTAAGAATCATGAAGAAAAATAATGCAGGCAACCCTATTACCGATGGAATGACACCGATATTAACAATGGATGTTTGGGAACATGCTTATTATTTGGATACACAAAATGCACGTCCGAAATATATTGAGAACTTCTGGAATTTGGTAAATTGGGAAGTGATTGAAAAACGATATAATGATTTGTAA
- a CDS encoding superoxide dismutase encodes MAFELPKLPYAYDALEPHIDARTMEIHHSKHHAGYTNNLNAAIAGTDIEEQSIENILANISKQSVAVRNNGGGFFNHDLFWQVMSPKGGGKPSGSLLAAIEKDFGSFDSFKEEFSKAAATRFGSGWAWLVKQSNGKLVVSSTPNQDNPLMDVAEVKGTPILGLDVWEHAYYLKFQNKRPDYISEFWNVINWEEVAKRFQD; translated from the coding sequence ATGGCATTTGAATTACCAAAGTTACCATATGCTTACGATGCTCTTGAGCCACACATTGATGCAAGAACAATGGAGATCCATCATTCGAAACATCATGCAGGATATACAAATAACTTGAATGCTGCTATTGCTGGAACAGATATTGAAGAGCAAAGTATAGAGAATATATTAGCGAACATTTCAAAGCAATCAGTTGCTGTACGAAATAATGGAGGCGGGTTTTTTAACCACGATTTATTTTGGCAGGTAATGTCTCCTAAGGGAGGAGGAAAACCTTCAGGTTCATTATTAGCTGCAATTGAAAAAGATTTTGGATCTTTTGATTCGTTTAAAGAAGAATTTTCCAAAGCTGCTGCTACTCGTTTTGGTTCAGGTTGGGCTTGGTTGGTGAAACAATCTAACGGCAAACTTGTTGTGAGTTCAACTCCAAATCAGGATAATCCGTTAATGGATGTAGCAGAAGTAAAAGGAACACCAATTTTAGGATTGGATGTTTGGGAACACGCATATTATCTGAAGTTTCAGAATAAACGACCTGATTACATTTCGGAGTTCTGGAATGTAATTAATTGGGAGGAAGTGGCTAAACGCTTTCAGGATTAG
- a CDS encoding MATE family efflux transporter has product MNKRILKIALPNIVSNITIPLLGIVDLALMGHLGKVDFIGAIALGGTIFNFLYWGFAFLRMGTSGITAQAYGARNLSETILSLSRALLVALIGSIFILILQKPIADLSFYVIDSEESVETIAKSYYYVRVWAAPATIGLYALTGWFIGMQNSKIPMVIAIISNVINIALSSFFVYGMNLDARGVALGTVIAQYCGLFLALFFIFRFYRRLFRYWSILGMMKIKELKNFIAINKDIFIRTLCIIFVFTFFTTESANTNKNILAVNSLLLQFLFIFSYFMDGFAFAAEALVGKFIGAKNQTGLRSVIRLLFIWGIGISLAFTFFYATSSNWILSALTNNKSTILEAQAYIKWIVLLPLLSFGSFLLDGIFIGATASKYMRKTMMAATLFVFIPCYYFLSETFQNHGLWIAMLGFMLARGVFQTLYYKKAILLKFN; this is encoded by the coding sequence GTGAACAAACGGATTCTAAAAATAGCGCTTCCAAATATTGTCAGTAATATTACTATTCCTCTGCTTGGCATTGTTGACCTGGCCCTAATGGGACATTTGGGAAAAGTCGATTTCATAGGTGCAATAGCCCTTGGTGGAACCATATTTAATTTTCTTTATTGGGGATTTGCTTTTTTACGAATGGGAACTTCAGGAATTACGGCGCAAGCATATGGTGCAAGAAATCTAAGTGAAACCATTCTATCCTTATCGAGAGCTCTTCTTGTAGCATTAATTGGCAGTATTTTCATATTAATTCTCCAAAAACCAATTGCCGATTTAAGTTTTTATGTAATTGACTCGGAAGAATCGGTTGAAACAATCGCAAAATCATACTATTACGTTAGAGTTTGGGCCGCTCCGGCAACTATTGGCTTGTACGCCTTAACAGGATGGTTTATTGGAATGCAGAATTCTAAAATTCCAATGGTGATTGCCATTATCAGTAATGTTATCAATATTGCTTTGTCGTCATTCTTTGTTTACGGAATGAATTTAGATGCCCGGGGAGTTGCATTAGGAACTGTTATTGCCCAATATTGCGGTTTATTTCTGGCTTTGTTTTTTATCTTTCGTTTTTACCGCCGGCTGTTTCGTTACTGGAGCATTCTAGGAATGATGAAAATTAAAGAATTGAAGAACTTCATTGCCATTAATAAAGACATTTTCATTCGAACACTCTGCATTATATTCGTTTTCACATTTTTTACAACAGAATCGGCAAATACCAACAAGAACATATTGGCAGTAAATTCACTACTGCTTCAATTTTTATTCATATTTTCCTACTTTATGGATGGCTTTGCCTTTGCCGCTGAGGCATTAGTGGGAAAATTTATTGGAGCTAAAAATCAAACCGGATTGAGAAGTGTAATTCGTCTTCTTTTTATTTGGGGAATTGGAATCAGCCTTGCCTTCACATTTTTTTATGCTACAAGCAGTAATTGGATATTATCTGCATTAACAAATAATAAATCGACAATATTAGAAGCACAAGCCTACATAAAATGGATTGTATTATTACCATTACTAAGCTTCGGCTCATTTTTACTCGATGGAATTTTTATTGGTGCCACAGCCTCTAAGTATATGAGAAAGACAATGATGGCCGCAACTCTATTTGTATTTATACCTTGTTACTATTTTCTGAGTGAAACTTTTCAAAATCACGGATTATGGATCGCCATGCTCGGATTTATGCTGGCCCGGGGAGTATTTCAAACACTATATTACAAAAAAGCAATCCTTCTTAAATTTAATTAA
- a CDS encoding PEP/pyruvate-binding domain-containing protein — translation MEEVSISKIYKRKKSDRDIFQELMPFKVKEILLIATYYDAYTIVREGQFSDKIVGEYLQLNLYAAPRFTSVATNDEALDALKNRNYDVVILMAGLDKQSPLELSQEIKRVQPEIPVLVLVNNNSDLAYFDRAADKIKNNIDRVFVWNGSTKIFMAMTKYIEDRMNLEPDTKSGDVRVILLVEDSVKYYSRYLPLLYTSVMTQTQKVISDEGDIDEMHKILKMRARPKVILVSTYEDAVEVIDNYLENLLCVISDVRFARDGKLDDDSGVDLIKYVQEKNMKIPCLMQSHDTDNAIRAMQVDADFINKNSDTLALDIYNFIYTKLGFGDFVFRNQSGTKVAIAKSMEEFEEKLKYVPDESLLFHSKRNGISTWLMARGEINIAKKLRRYQIEDFKSVKDLRKFCLDVFEASRIKQLRGRIIKFRPNIVNSNHYVVRLGRGSLGGKGRGLAFLSNFIENIYFAKLIKDINISIPKTAIIGVDEYDNFIEKNNLYNKIYLDKNYKKVRDLFAKGELSDKLRERLLNYLEEMTCPLAVRSSGLFEDSLMQPFAGVYATYLLPNNHPDIGERFRQLVTAIKLIYASIFSPEAQSYFSAVDYKIEEEKMAVIIQEVVGQESNGRYYPNISGVAQSYNYYPFSYMKPEDGFAVIAVGLGKYVVGGEKTHRFCPEHPKLQLASIEDQMKDSQKYFYAIDMEKDDVNLLKDGEDAVTIKYELADAEKDGNLLHCASVYDYQNDRLEPDLNLRGPRVVNFANILKYNQVPVAHALSVLLNIFKQAMGAPVEIEFAVDLSKGKNDLPTFQLLQIKPLIRQEMSIDIDMTLVDKDKLVLLASKGMGNGKIDHVRDVIYMDIEKFDRTKTEEMALEIEKLNQKMREMDRQYVLIGPGRWGTRDKFTGIPVLWSQISNAKVIVEQGLEDFPLDASLGSHFFHNVTSMNVGYFSVRSNTEQNFVNTEILDTQKLVEQIHYFKHVRFKEPLEILMDGKKQTSVISYK, via the coding sequence ATGGAAGAAGTTTCGATTTCCAAGATATATAAACGGAAAAAGAGTGATAGAGATATTTTTCAGGAATTGATGCCTTTTAAAGTGAAGGAGATTCTTTTGATCGCGACCTATTATGATGCTTATACAATTGTTAGGGAAGGCCAGTTTTCTGATAAAATTGTTGGGGAATATCTGCAATTAAATTTATATGCGGCACCACGTTTTACGAGTGTAGCCACTAATGATGAAGCCTTGGATGCCTTAAAAAACAGGAATTATGATGTTGTCATCTTAATGGCTGGTTTGGACAAGCAATCCCCTTTGGAATTAAGTCAGGAAATAAAAAGGGTTCAGCCCGAAATTCCTGTTTTGGTTTTGGTAAATAACAATAGCGACCTGGCTTATTTTGACAGAGCGGCAGATAAGATTAAGAACAATATTGATCGGGTTTTTGTTTGGAATGGTTCCACCAAGATTTTTATGGCCATGACCAAGTATATTGAGGATAGAATGAATCTGGAACCCGATACAAAGAGTGGAGATGTAAGAGTCATTTTATTGGTTGAAGATTCAGTAAAGTATTATTCCAGATATCTGCCATTGCTGTACACATCAGTAATGACTCAAACCCAAAAAGTGATATCGGATGAAGGGGATATTGACGAAATGCATAAGATTTTAAAAATGCGCGCCAGACCTAAAGTCATTTTGGTGAGTACTTATGAAGATGCAGTTGAAGTTATCGATAATTATTTGGAAAACTTGCTTTGTGTAATTTCTGATGTTCGTTTTGCGAGGGATGGGAAATTGGATGATGATTCTGGTGTGGATCTGATTAAATACGTGCAGGAAAAAAACATGAAAATTCCATGTTTAATGCAATCGCATGATACTGATAATGCAATTCGTGCCATGCAGGTTGATGCAGATTTTATTAACAAGAACAGTGATACTTTGGCTTTGGATATCTATAACTTTATCTACACGAAACTTGGTTTTGGTGATTTTGTCTTTAGAAATCAAAGTGGAACTAAAGTGGCTATCGCAAAGTCTATGGAAGAGTTTGAAGAAAAGCTAAAATACGTTCCGGATGAATCACTTCTTTTCCATTCAAAAAGAAATGGAATTTCGACATGGTTAATGGCCAGAGGAGAAATTAATATTGCTAAAAAGTTAAGAAGATATCAGATTGAGGATTTTAAATCGGTAAAAGATTTACGCAAATTTTGTTTGGATGTATTTGAAGCCTCACGCATAAAACAGTTACGGGGCCGGATTATTAAATTCAGACCTAATATCGTTAATTCAAATCATTATGTTGTTCGTTTGGGACGTGGATCTTTGGGAGGGAAAGGGCGGGGCCTGGCTTTTCTGAGTAATTTTATAGAGAATATTTATTTTGCGAAATTAATTAAGGATATTAATATATCGATTCCTAAAACTGCTATTATTGGAGTTGATGAATATGATAACTTTATTGAGAAGAATAATCTTTACAACAAGATTTATCTCGATAAAAACTATAAAAAGGTACGTGATTTATTTGCGAAAGGTGAGTTGTCTGATAAATTAAGAGAAAGGCTTCTAAATTATCTTGAAGAAATGACTTGTCCATTAGCTGTGCGTTCATCTGGTTTGTTTGAGGATTCTTTAATGCAACCATTTGCAGGGGTTTATGCTACTTATTTGCTTCCAAATAATCATCCTGACATAGGGGAGCGGTTTCGTCAATTAGTAACGGCAATCAAGCTTATTTACGCTTCTATTTTTTCGCCCGAGGCTCAATCCTATTTTAGTGCGGTTGATTATAAAATTGAAGAGGAAAAAATGGCTGTAATTATTCAGGAAGTGGTAGGGCAGGAATCCAATGGCAGATATTATCCAAATATCAGTGGGGTAGCACAATCATACAACTACTATCCTTTTTCTTACATGAAACCGGAGGATGGTTTTGCAGTGATAGCTGTTGGGTTGGGTAAATATGTTGTAGGAGGGGAAAAAACGCATCGTTTTTGCCCGGAACACCCAAAATTGCAATTGGCTTCAATTGAAGATCAAATGAAAGATTCGCAGAAATATTTTTATGCGATCGATATGGAAAAAGATGATGTTAATCTTTTAAAAGACGGTGAAGATGCTGTTACGATAAAATATGAACTTGCAGATGCTGAAAAGGATGGGAATCTGTTACATTGCGCTTCAGTTTACGATTACCAGAACGATAGATTGGAACCGGATTTGAATTTGCGGGGCCCACGGGTTGTAAATTTTGCAAATATTTTGAAATACAATCAGGTTCCTGTTGCTCATGCTTTGAGTGTACTTCTGAATATTTTTAAACAAGCAATGGGAGCTCCTGTTGAAATTGAGTTTGCCGTTGATCTTTCAAAAGGGAAAAATGACTTGCCTACTTTCCAGCTTTTACAGATCAAACCTTTGATTCGTCAGGAGATGAGTATTGATATAGATATGACCTTAGTTGATAAGGATAAGCTTGTATTACTGGCAAGTAAAGGCATGGGTAACGGAAAAATAGATCATGTTCGTGATGTAATTTACATGGATATTGAAAAATTTGATCGTACCAAAACTGAAGAGATGGCTCTTGAGATTGAGAAATTAAATCAGAAAATGAGAGAGATGGATCGTCAATATGTGTTGATCGGTCCTGGCCGTTGGGGAACAAGAGATAAGTTTACCGGTATTCCTGTGCTTTGGTCTCAAATATCCAATGCAAAGGTAATTGTGGAGCAAGGGTTGGAAGATTTTCCTTTAGATGCTTCCTTAGGGTCTCATTTCTTTCACAATGTAACTTCTATGAATGTTGGATATTTTTCGGTAAGAAGTAATACCGAACAAAATTTTGTGAATACTGAAATTTTAGACACGCAAAAACTTGTTGAGCAGATCCATTATTTTAAACATGTTCGGTTTAAAGAACCTCTGGAAATTTTAATGGATGGTAAAAAACAAACCAGTGTTATAAGTTATAAATAG